CAGTTACTATCATTTTCCCAACCAATCAAAGCCAACTATCAACAGCGATCCGTTGTGCACGAGAGGGGTCATGGACAATCAGGGTCCGATGTGGGGGCCACAGTTACGAGGGCTTGTCATCCACTGCCAACACCCCTTTTGtgatcatagacatgatgaacCTCAACCGGATCACCGTCAACTTGACGAGTGAGACCGGTTGGGTCGAAGGTGGTGCGACGGTAGGCCAAGTTTACTATGCGATCGGCACATCAAGTAAGAAGTATGGATTCTCAGCCGGCATCTGCCCAACTGTGGGCAGTGGTGGCCACTTGAGTGGTGGTGGGTATGGCGCCCTCACGAGGAAATACGGGCTCGGTGCAGACAACATAGTGGACGCAATACTGATCGATGCTGAGGGTCGTATACTGGACCGTGCAGCAATGGGCGAAGAAATCTTTTGGGCGATCCGAGGTGGTGGAGGGGGTAGCTGGGGTGTGATAGCCAGTTGGAAGATCCGGTTACTCCCAGTGCCTGAAAATGTCACAGCATGCCGAGCCACGAGAGTCGGGACAACAAGTCAAGCCGCCAGGTTATGGTACAAATGGCAGATGGTCGCACCGAGACTAGAGGATGAGTTCTTCCTCAGTTTTGTAGCAGTCCCAAGAAATGACACCATTGGTATAGCACAGACATTTTTGGGATTGTATCTTGGGCCCAAAACATCAGCCCTCAATTCCATAAGCAATGCCTTCCCTGAATTGAATTTCACAACCCAAGAATGTAGGGAAATGACTTGGGTTGAATCCGTTGTCTATCTTTGGGGTGCACCAGAGGTGCCCACAGTAGAAGATTTGAAGAATAGGTCTTCCTTCCCAAAAACCTTCTCCAAGGTGAAATATGACTATGTAAGAGTCCCAATCCCATTGGAAGTCATCAACAGTACTTTGGACATGATTTCAAAGCAAAACAAATCATCCATCCTATTAGATCCTTATGGTGGGGCTGTAAATAGGATTAGGAGTGATGCTATTGCTTTCCCACATAGAGGAAACCTCTATGCCATTGAGTATTTCGTAGATTGGCAAGCAGTTAATGATGGGAACAACGATGAGTATCTTGAATGGATTAGAAGGCTTTATAAGTTCATGGAACCCTATGTTTCAATGAATCCTAGGGCTGTGTATGTGAACAACCTGGATCTTGATCTTGGAGTTATAGACTGGAGGAAGCCTGGCTTGAGTGGTCCTCTTGCTGTAGAGTTGGCTAGAGCTTGGGGTGAGAAGTATTTTCTGGGGAACTATGACAGGTTGGTTCGAGCCAAGACGGTGGCGGATCCTTTCAATGTGTTTAAGAACCCCCAGAGCATTCCTCCTCTAACCCTGGCTGGGATTGCTGGTGCTGAGAGTGGGATGTATGATGTTTTGTAAGTGGTTGAGAATACAACTCTCAACTCTCTTCTgcgttttattatttatttatttattttcttctgtGTTGTATTGCTTTTCGCTCTCCCAGTTATATAATGTTGTTGCGTTTGTTCTTTGATCCATTTATAAATAAATGTAACAGTGTTTGCTTGATCagctagatttatttatttattacgtTAAACAAATCTACACACGGTACTTGTGATCGTCCTCGTCATgggaaggaagcggattgtgtattgAATAAACTAGTATTTGATTGGCCggttagatttatttatttattattatgtttttaataaattttttaacgCAAAATATTCCTCTCATATATAGACTATACAACCCAATCAACATTGCGGTTACGCTGGGAAAAAAATGGCCCTGGGAGAAGCCTATCATAAAAGACCTAAATCAAGCTGACAGGACCAGGCCCTATGATAATTACCTAATGGCTCCAAGCCCAACTCTGTCAAGGAAAAAGATGCCCTTGGTGTGAGGAGGAAGAACCGAAGATTGCTGAACGAGCAAACTATCTTGGAGGTTACTTCCTAGGTAGGCCATCCCATCTGCCGGCGCATTCCATTCCCTCGGAATGTGAACAAACTTAAACTGCCATCTTAGGGCATTCCATTCCCTCATAATGTGAAAAAACTTAAACTGCCCTCTCAGCTTCAGCTTTTCGATCTACCAGTACTTCTAGCACCAAGCTGGTTGAGATCTACCATTCATCCACTCCACCACTAGCTTGGAGTCTGATTCCACCTCTATCTTggaaaaacccaaattcaggTAGTGATTTAGACTGTCGCAAATCGCATGAAGTTCTGCCCCAATATTCAAACCCACCTCATAACTCATCGAGAAAGCGAAGTAAAAATCTCCATTTTCCCCTCTGCAAATCCCACCTCCTCCCAACATACCTGGGTTACCCTTTGCTAACCCATCTACAAATCTAACCGGTCAATCAAATACTGAATAAACTAGTATTTGATTGACCggttagatttatttatttattattattattatttttttaatgcaaaatATTCCTCTCATATATAGACTATACAACCCAATCAATTGTGGTTACCCTGGGAAAAAAATGGCCCTGGGAGAAGCCTATCATAAAAGACCTAAATCAAGCTGACAGGACCAGGCCCTATGATAACTACCTAATGGCTCCAAGCCCAACTTTGTCAAGGAAAAGGATGCCTCTGGTGTGAGGAGGAAGGACCGAAGATTGCTGAATGAGCAAACTATCTTGGAGATCGCTTCCTAGGTAGGCCATCCCATCTGCCGGCGCATTCCATTCCCTCAGAATGTGAACAAACTTAAACTGCCCTCTTAGCACATTCCATTCCCTCAGAATGTGAACAAACTTAAACTGCCCTCTCAGCGCATTCCATTCCCTCAGAATGTGAACAAACTTAAACTGCCCTCTCAGTGCATTCCATTCCCTCAAGATGTGAACAAACTTAAACTGCCCTCTCAGCTTCAGCTTTTCGATCCTATAGAAGGCCAGTACTTCTAGCACCAAGCTGGTTGAGATCTACCATTCATCCACTCCACCACTAGCTTGGAGTCTGATTCCACCTCTATCTTggaaaaacccaaattcaggTAGTGATTTAGACTGTCGCAGATCGCATGAAGTTCTACCCCGATATTCAAACCCACCTTGTAACTCATCGAGAAAGCGAAGTAGAAATCTCCATTTTCCCCTCTGCAAATCCCACCTCCTCCCAACATACCTAAGTTACCATTTGCTAACCCATCGACGTTCAACTTAGCCCAACCTTTTTCTGGCTTCAACCACTTCACTAGCTCTGCATGCCTCAATACCCAGCACCCTAAGAGTCATCTGATTGGCTATTGAAAGGGATCTTGGCATGGACATGCCTTTACTCAGAGAAGTAATCCACCACTTCACTCGAGCAATCGTGTCGGAGGCCGAGATGGTCTTACGTACAGTCAAATTTCGCCGCATTCTTGGATTTCTAGATCTCCCAGAGGATAAGGCCTGGGACCATGCCACACAATATCGCCAAACAACCATTTGGAGCAGGGGTGAGCCACCATTGGTGCATTCTACCCTGCACCGATTGGTCCAGCATGTGGGCAATTCCAAAGATTGCCACGAAGTGATCTTAGACCATAGTCGCTAGGTAACCGGATAGGAAAGGTGGTTTAGGGATTCCCCCGAGGGTCGCTGATATAGGCCTCCTTCGTAATTGTTGCACATGGACGCTAACTGAATTCCTTGAACTTGAACTGAGCTGTGTACTCGGATTGCATTATGCAACAATCTCCATACGAAAGTAGAGATCTTAGGCCACATTTGTTAGATGCTAGTtgaattttttgagcttgaactAAGTTGTctactgcttttttttttttttacatggatgtatgtgtcttatctaagccgtccatccttttttttccggatcattttagggcattaacacaaaatcaaattatatcaaaagctcaagtggaccacatcaaaggaaacagtgcaTTAACAAAAAATCGAATTATATCAAaattaagctcaagtggactatgccaAAGGAAATAGTGAAGATAATGAAGTCCACCGTTGAATCCTTCTTAGAGCCTATAATTATACTTATTGATCACCCAACCTGTCTataagctcacacagacatggatgtgTTGGACACGGTGGtagatttgtgcaaatccaaaaccatgtAAGGATCTTATGAGCCAGCTGTGCATAACATGTAAGAACCGTCAAGCTAGCTGTGctattagatttttatttttattttttctaagtttagagtaTTCGCTGGGTTAAGATAATGGTAGAtatttttctggattttttctatctttagctacccctaggaagcatctagatggggatttttttattttttcacataaggagaaaagcctataaatgGCACCGGTGTAATCGTTTCCATAACATTCAAAAATTTAGCAGTTcaattctcttctttttttcagtTTTATGTTTTGTGTTatatggtggctgcagccacacgttaGCAAGAAGTGGGGTTTTAAAcccaacaaactggtatcagagccaggttcTTTTTCTAGAAGAAGTTTCTAGCAATTTTTCAATCAAAAAAGAATTTTCTTTTCAGTAaaatctgttaaaaaaaaaaatctgttttaaaaaaatcagattgcaaaagCCAAGAATCTATCCAAGAATCCACCGTTTCAGCCAAGAATATGTCCAAGAATCCATCGTTtcagcaaaaaagaaaagaaaaagatttcaacaattttttttccagctaaaatatatatatatatatatatatatatatatatatatatatatatatatatatatatatatatatatatataataatcagATTTCTATTTCATCCCTCTCCcttcattttcaaaaataaaataaaatcagcctatcctttaaaaaaaaaaaaagaacaaagaaaaagaaaaagatggccAGCACCATCCaaccgcaggttcctaagttgtcaaaggacaactatgaaaaatggtgcattcaaatgaaggcgttgttcgggttgcaagaactatgggagatcgtcatcgatgggtatgtagaacccactatgaaggaagaagccgccttcaccaatgaagaaaagaccgctctcaaaaatcaaaggaagggAGACAACAAGGCTTTGTTTCTTctttatcaagggttggatgaatccttCGAGATAATGTCCCAATGCTCAGCTCAGACGCCATTTCATCTCCAACCCCTCCCAACCTTCCTACACCCCTTAAAATGATCATCCCCTTCCCTTCCCCGGACCTAACTCCTCAACCTAACACCCCTCTACCTTATCAATCCCCCCAAGCAGGCCTACTTTCCCTAGCAGGTATCAATCTACATTCCCCTGATGCTCCTTTGGCCCAGGAGAACCCCCCTGTCCATTCCTCCTGCAGGAATATCCCCCACCTGCATCCATCATTAGTCCCTCTCTCTCTACTGTCGACTGCGTGGTTGGATTAACTTCACCCGTAACCTGTTCATCAGACATTCCTGTTACTGCCGATCCTCCAGCTCAAGTAGACCCCTCAGTCCTCCCACTGGCTGTGCTGGATCCTCCCCACTGCATGACAGGGCCAAAGGGGGATCAAATTAATAATCACCAAGTAGCATTGGCTCCTATGCTGGATTTCCAGAGACATCTCAACACACCTTTGGCTACCCAGCCCTCTCCAGGTCCCATGAAAGAGGGTGGCAGTCTCCCTAATTCCAAGTATCTCCTCAGGAACATCCGTGCCAGATCAGTGGGGTGCTTGCCCTTATATCCTCCTCAGAAGATAAGTGAAAATTAGGGGAACAGAAAACAGCCAGACATGCTGGATATTAGGCTGAGAACCAGATGACAGAGTAAGGTAGCAGACTCGGCTGCGGTAGAAAAGTTGGGACAAATCGAAGTTGATCTGTCCCCTTATTTCGGTCAGGAATCCCAAGATACGAGTCCGCAGGTCCCACCAGATGCCAAGGACAGCTCAGACCAGCCGAAGCAACCGCCCAAGGGTCAGATAGCAGAGAGGATTGTGCAGAGAAATAAGACTAAGGGAGGTAGAATAGCAAGTAATATAACCTCTTCAGCCCTTCAGACACAAGGGGATTGGTACAGCAGGCTCCAAAGATTGAAGAGACGTGTAGTGAATTTAGGTTGTGTGACGGATGGATAATGCCCTTATTTGGAATGCACGCGGGGTGGGCAATGCGCCCAACATTAAAGCTCTTAAAAAGCCGGTAAGGAAATATAACCCCTGTTTAGTAGCAATATTAGAACCTATGCTGAGGGAGGAAAAAAGGGTGGCCACAGGTTTAAAAATTGGCTTCCACTCTTCGATATCAAACGATGAAGCAGGGTGCAAGATATGGGTCTTTTACCACAACCAGCTTCACATTTCGGTCATTGCCTCTTTGGCTCAAATGCTGTCTTTGAGTTTGTCTCTGCCGTCTCTCAGTGTTTCGCTTTTCCTCTCGATAGTCTATGCTCGTTGCTGTAAAGTGCAAAGGAGAGTGCTGTGGAGTGAAATGGTAGCTCTCAACAGGTCCATTCAAGGGCCGTGGGCTGTCGGGGGCGACTTCAACGCCGTGGCTGAGATTGAGGAAAGGCTAGGTTCCAGGGATCCGGATAGAGGAAGCATGACGGAGTTTTCTGAGG
This region of Magnolia sinica isolate HGM2019 chromosome 1, MsV1, whole genome shotgun sequence genomic DNA includes:
- the LOC131219166 gene encoding berberine bridge enzyme-like D-1, which produces MEIYRNFTVFLLLSFLTCACGEDLLSCLSSGGVANVSTYCSPSYPQLLNTSTKNLRFTRSNVSKPVTIIFPTNQSQLSTAIRCAREGSWTIRVRCGGHSYEGLSSTANTPFVIIDMMNLNRITVNLTSETGWVEGGATVGQVYYAIGTSSKKYGFSAGICPTVGSGGHLSGGGYGALTRKYGLGADNIVDAILIDAEGRILDRAAMGEEIFWAIRGGGGGSWGVIASWKIRLLPVPENVTACRATRVGTTSQAARLWYKWQMVAPRLEDEFFLSFVAVPRNDTIGIAQTFLGLYLGPKTSALNSISNAFPELNFTTQECREMTWVESVVYLWGAPEVPTVEDLKNRSSFPKTFSKVKYDYVRVPIPLEVINSTLDMISKQNKSSILLDPYGGAVNRIRSDAIAFPHRGNLYAIEYFVDWQAVNDGNNDEYLEWIRRLYKFMEPYVSMNPRAVYVNNLDLDLGVIDWRKPGLSGPLAVELARAWGEKYFLGNYDRLVRAKTVADPFNVFKNPQSIPPLTLAGIAGAESGMYDVL